The following is a genomic window from Canis lupus baileyi chromosome 18, mCanLup2.hap1, whole genome shotgun sequence.
GATCCAAGATACATTAAATCAATATTTACAGAAGCTCAATGTTTTAGaccaaataaaaacaagaaggaaGAATTAAGGAGATCATTCTTAttctaaatttaatatttttttctgttctttgttacCAGCATTTCAAAGACTTTTTAATAACATGGTAACTTTTAAACTCccagttaaaataaaatgaggtgagGTAACATTTAATTAAAGCAACAAGTTATTCCAGTGTTGTAAAAACATCTTCCCGGTAGTTTCAGAGATATTTCATACCattcaacaaaaaagaaacttggaTATTTATCTCAAGAAAATGCTGCCTCGTCTGAAATTTGAAGTTCACTGTAGTTTATCTCAGACCTTTTCTCTTTGAGTCACTAAAAAAAGgcaacattttattaaatgataCCAGTCCTCAGGTAGATGCTTTAAaagaaagagctttttaaaaatgaaaaaaaaaatttaaattagcaaGTTGATATTCTTTTCTAAATCACAGGAATATTTACTgataaatttactaatttttataagATCCCACTTCTAACGTAAAAATAAGTGACAAGTAGCCACCACTGACACTGAAAGTTACCTAGTGGTAAGAAATTGCACAtttagtcaaaaaataaatagttaaccCGTAAATTCTAATCGCAcaacaataatgaaaacaaactACTTGTTTCCAGAAACCATGTGTGAATCtggataatgaaaatgtatttctgaatccatatattgcaaatataagcaaaatgactaacactatttctgtttttgtgtaaGACATCAACATTATTTTAACATGTCTCTATGCATAAGATACACTTTCCatctaaatgtgaaataaaatactgGAAAGGTGAAACTTCTTAAAATATTCCAATCAAACAGCGCAAAGCTAAGTGTTTTTCCCCAGTGCAGGGGGTGGGTGCCCACAAAATATCAGCCACATGTCTGAGAGAGGCGGCCTGGTCTATGCTGTCAATTTCCATCGTGGTTAAGATCATACAGGCTGTATTGATGCTAACACTGTCCCACTGATGCAAGAAGGAATGTGCTGTCTGGAATTTAAATGCAGGCTACCTATATacctatcttttaaaattcagtaaaaacCAAGGAGATTTTTCTAAATGCATATATCATTTCATTCCAGGGCAGGATCTTATTTTACCAATAATGTTTGCCTATAAGGAGACTGCATTCACAGGCCTTTAGCTTTTTACAGGAGCTTAGCCAAAATAAGACACAACATAAAAATACCACTAATAAACAACCCAGCGtctttaagaatttaaattcCTAATATCATGACAGTGAGCTCTAGGTAAGGATATATTAGCAAGCTTTCTTCTCCATGAGTGGACATAATTTGCTATTCCTAAGATGGTAacattagaattatttttcaggATTCCTGTGGAGCTGTGCTCATCGTACATCCATGTGAACTGCTGTCATCACTACTGTGTCCAAACCCAGAGGATGaactggaaaagaagagagggggaaaataataaaaagaggaaattggtTTTCACAACACACTCAAAGCCTGAGTAACAGAGGAGAACTTTAATTATCTCCAGTCACAAAGAGAGACAGGAAATTTGGACTTTTAATTAGCCATTTGGAGTGCAGTTGGATATTTTTTTAGCTAGATAATTTAAACGCGAATAATTCAAGTCTGACTAAATGAAAGTCACATAATCAGAATGCAGATAATTGAATTTCTACTGCATTCATTAATTCAGTGTGGAGGTGTGTGTGAAGACTACTATGATGAGCTGTCACAGCTCAATAAAATCTCAGtcaattaattttttcattatcttaGTATTACATCAACAAAAAAGTGAAGTGTGTAGATATATctatacacatgcatatgtgcACTCTGTATTATGCAAACACATATACATTACATCGAAATGCAAGGAAATACCTTTCTGAATCATAATCTAtatcgttttctttttttccttcttcatcttcttcaggGAAACGTCTGTTCATCAAGGCAAACTTGTGAATCGCGTCTTCTACAGAGTACTTGGTCTGCCCAGAAACGCAAGCCTCAATGTCTTCTGAATTCAAGTGGCTCTGCAAGAAGAGGTGAAGGCAGCTATCCGAGAGCAGGAGTGCGTTCTGTAGGACCCTAtgtaaaagggaaaaaggagaaatgatcGGTGACCAGGGATGGACAGAGGGGTAGGACAGAGAGAAACGCTAAAAATGTGCCACTGAAGTAATCTCTTCACTATGGCAAACTTTGCATCAATTAAAGACATTGCCTATTAAAAGGATGAAAGCATATGTTaacttttattcaattatttggaAATTTAGGTGGGTAAAAACATGAAGCTAATAGTTAAGAACATCTGTTAAAAGAATAACTTCAAGGACATTTCTTCAATTTAACCATCTGTTGTGACCATGTGGATTAATTATGGAAAGATTTTGCTTATActcctagaaatttattttccttaaaaaaattttttttactgcCAACCAGTACGTCTATTCTGTGATCTTTATGGGCTAGGCTGTCATGAAACATCAAAACTTTCAACAactattaaaaattgtattaaaaagtCAATATATTTCTCAGcatgtcttatattttaaaactttacaagTATGCTTAGGTACATGTTTACAAGGGCTAACCTGAGAAGTGGCTTTTTTTTTGAATACCTAAGACTAACTAAAAATTTCTCCATAATCTTCGGTGGCACTGTGTTTCTATGTCGTTAAAATAAGCCACCAAATAAAATTACTCCCagccaattttaccatatatacacttaaaatatgATAATTTTGTGATAAGTACTTATTAGCCTTCCCACATTCAAGGTCAAAGTTTACAGAGAGTACAGATTTCAACCAGTGAGTGCATCAGAACTCCAGGGAAAGCTAAAAACAAGTCCAACAAATCTGTACCGGCTCAAAATCATATTATCACCgaatgtggtatttttttttctgacctgcATGTCTTCGAACAGGAAATTAAGTCAAAGTACAcccttatttttaaactaaaactgGTTTTACCATTTTAGGAAAGAACTTGATATAC
Proteins encoded in this region:
- the SNX10 gene encoding sorting nexin-10 isoform X2; amino-acid sequence: MFPEQQKETNSMCFTMKTSCVRRRYREFVWLRQRLQNNALLVQLPELPSKNLFFNMNNRQHVDQRRQGLEDFLRKVLQNALLLSDSCLHLFLQSHLNSEDIEACVSGQTKYSVEDAIHKFALMNRRFPEEDEEGKKENDIDYDSESSSSGFGHSSDDSSSHGCTMSTAPQES